From a region of the Coffea arabica cultivar ET-39 chromosome 3e, Coffea Arabica ET-39 HiFi, whole genome shotgun sequence genome:
- the LOC140038534 gene encoding uncharacterized protein, whose product MLTKWFEINQSNVSVRNLTFVEFPSKWTWKQNRQQWEFRLQGRCIGRLPYAHAHSGERYYLRTFLHKIRGAQSYEHLKTINGIVHPTIKAAYAALGLLNDDNEWNEALAEASTWAFAKNYEAYSVYLNLRNSYKNSTYLKEHAILAPKMGDVHKLNNKMLSMLPDQSHAYMSVDTFCNTEGDNVENMNPPKMLHSLNFPELSNHFLELKEGTPIILFRNLNQSEGHCNGTRLVVTRMGDKVLKAEVKTGSNSGDLVLIPRISLMSQSARTPFPIKRRQFPMKVAFAMTINKSQGQTLKNVGVYLPKPVFSHGQLYVALSCATSPVGLKILIVNRDNDPWDYTKNIVYHEIFDSL is encoded by the exons ATGCTGACGAAATGGTTTGAAATAAATCAGAGTAATGTTTCAGTTAGAAACTTGACTTTTGTGGAGTTTCCGAGTAAGTGGACTTGGAAGCAAAATAGACAACAATGGGAGTTCAGATTGCAAGGTAGGTGTATTGGAAGGCTACCATATGCACATGCTCACTCTGGTGAGCGATACTATTTGAGAACGTTCCTGCATAAAATTCGTGGTGCACAAAGTTATGAACATTTGAAAACTATTAATGGAATTGTACATCCAACAATCAAAGCTGCATATGCAGCACTTGGTCTTCTAAATGATGATAATGAGTGGAATGAAGCTTTAGCTGAAGCATCTACATGGGCATTTGCAAAAAATTATGAAGCAT ATTCTGTCTATCTAAATTTGAGAAATTCATACAAAAATAGTACTTACCTCAAGGAACATGCTATTTTGGCTCCAAAAATGGGTGATGTTCacaaattgaataataagatGCTATCAATGCTTCCTGATCAATCACATGCTTACATGAGTGTTGATACTTTTTGCAATACTGAAGGTGACAATGTTGAAAATATGAATCCTCCTAAAATGTTGCACTCTTtgaattttcctgaactttcaaatcattttttggaACTTAAAGAAGGAACTCCTATTATTCTTTTCAGAAATCTCAATCAATCAGAAGGTCATTGCAATGGAACACGACTTGTTGTCACCAGAATGGGGGATAAAGTTCTCAAGGCAGAAGTCAAAACAGGATCTAATAGTGGAGATTTAGTGCTCATACCTCGGATCTCTTTAATGTCACAGAGCGCACGGACTCCTTTTCCAATTAAAAGGAGACAATTTCCTATGAAAGTGGCATTTGCAATGACTATCAACAAAAGTCAAGGCCAAACATTGAAAAATGTTGGCGTTTACCTTCCTAAACCTGTGTTTTCACATGGTCAACTTTATGTTGCTCTTTCTTGTGCTACTTCACCAGTTGGATTGAAAATACTCATTGTTAATAGAGATAATGATCCATGGGATTACACAAAAAATATTGTGTATCATGAGATTTTTGACTCCCTTTGA
- the LOC140038281 gene encoding uncharacterized protein: protein MDFENYYEISLVADFINAHNFSRVALQFPDELLKDSRKVVSALRQELHRLLQNSDESRATAKLYVMADTTYGSCCVDEVGAAHVKADCVIHYGHSCLSPTTTIPAFCVFGKAPLKASNCAESLYNYGVKSGKPVLVLFGLEYAHGMPDIKEALNVEAMRFHDSNSGFQIHFANVTNSVITPSASMKLENQHLMLNGEQDNNEDSSQKIDTKFRLGGLGWSLPEGHRMEDYLLFWIGLDNSAFTNFILTFNSCEIVRYDAIEGCLKTDVSQQAKILKRRYYLVEKAKDANMVGILVGTLGVAGYLDMIHQMTELVTRAGKKAYTFLMGKPNPAKLANFPECDVFIYVSCAQTALLDSKEFLAPIITPFEALIAFNRGSQWTGAYSMEFQDVIASQPAEVEDETESRFSFFQGGYVEDFKLQEGKEEKDAVLSLVNVTEKALLLQNKDSELLSRRDAKSGAEFFAARSYQGLEIHSSDSFPEPFLIGRTGKASGYEDEQSK from the exons ATggattttgaaaattattacgAAATTTCCCTCGTCGCCGACTTCATTAACGCCCATAACTTCTCCAGAGTCGCCTTACAG tTTCCAGATGAGCTCCTGAAAGATTCAAGGAAAGTCGTGAGTGCTCTCCGGCAAGAGCTCCACCGTCTTCTTCAGAATTCCGACGAGTCACGTGCAACCGCTAAGTTGTACGTGATGGCCGATACCACCTACGGCAGCTGCTGCGTGGACGAGGTCGGAGCTGCTCATGTGAAAGCTGATTGCGTTATTCATTACGGCCACAGTTGCCTCAGCCC GACAACCACAATTCCAGCTTTTTGTGTTTTCGGCAAGGCTCCTCTTAAGGCATCTAATTGTGCTGAAAGTTTATACAATTATGGCGTAAAAAGTGGCAAGCCTGTTCTG GTACTTTTTGGGTTAGAATATGCTCATGGAATGCCGGATATAAAAGAGGCACTAAATGTTGAAGCAATGAGGTTTCATGACTCCAACTCAGGATTTCAGATACATTTTGCTAATGTTACTAATTCAGTTATAACTCCATCCGCATCTATGAAATTGGAAAATCAACATTTAATGTTGAATGGCGAGCAGGATAACAATGAAGATTCTTCTCAGAAGATTGATACAAAATTTAGACTAGGTGGTTTGGGTTGGAGTTTACCTGAGGGACACAGGATGGAGGATTATTTGCTGTTCTGGATTGGTTTAGACAACTCGGCTTTCACAAACTTCATATTAACATTTAATAGTTGTGAAATAG TCAGATATGATGCAATTGAAGGTTGCTTGAAGACTGATGTATCTCAGCAGGCAAAAATTCTTAAGCGCAG GTATTATCTAGTTGAAAAAGCGAAGGATGCAAACATGGTTGGGATCTTGGTTGGAACTCTTGGAGTTG CTGGTTATCTAGATATGATTCATCAAATGACAGAACTCGTGACTAGAGCTGGGAAAAAGGCATATACCTTTCTTATGGGAAAGCCAAATCCTGCAAAATTAGCTAATTTTCCTGAG TGTGATGTTTTCATCTATGTATCCTGCGCTCAAACGGCTCTTTTGGATAGCAAGGAGTTTTTAGCTCCTATAATCACTCCTTTTGAAGCTTTGATAGCTTTCAACAG GGGCAGTCAGTGGACCGGAGCTTACTCAATGGAATTTCAGGATGTGATTGCTTCCCAGCCTGCCGAAGTAGAAGATGAGACAGAATcacgtttttctttctttcaggGTGGATATGTTGAAGATTTTAAATTGcaag AGGGGAAGGAGGAAAAGGATGCAGTTCTCTCCCTGGTAAATGTCACAGAGAAGGCTTTGCTGCTGCAAAACAAGGACTCTGAGCTGTTGTCCAGAAGAGATGCTAAATCTGGAGCTGAGTTTTTTGCAGCTCGATCATATCAAGGTCTTGAAATCCATAGCAGTGACTCTTTTCCAGAGCCGTTTTTAATTGGTAGAACAGGGAAGGCATCTGGATATGAGGATGAACAAAGCAAATGA
- the LOC140038280 gene encoding pentatricopeptide repeat-containing protein At2g17210-like has protein sequence MAVRLPSISSVSRLPSCFSKIKNLAATGRWQEVLSCHRELREAGVQLTDPSVFPPILKACSAISFDYGKSIHASLLKQGLDSFTSLGNSIIDFYVKSGTLGCANDVFDCMRNRDSVSWNIIIHGHLDQCAFGQGLGLFFQAKITGFKPNISTLVLVICACRERQLFDDGQILHGYTIRSGFWAISSVQNSLLCMYADIGMEFARKLFNEMHHRDVISWSVIIGWYVQNSEARVALELFRQMVSEFQIEVDGPITVTILKACTNLQNIEMGNLVHGFVIPRGLKCDLFVGNSLVDFYSKCDDVESAFKAFSEMSQKNVVSWNSLLSGYVQSEKHSEALLLFDSMRRAGVEADEVTLVNLLQVCKYLMLPYQCKLIHSKVLRQGYESNELVKNSLIDTYAKCNCISLAWKQFSQMKHRDAVTWSTMIAAFTYWDMPGEAIAVFREMKLIEENLNTVTMLNLIEACSLFADLNISKSAHGIAIRHGLAFEVVVGTAVLDMYSKCGAIQASRKAFEYMPQKNIVSWGAMIAAYGMNGLPRDALALHAKMESQGLKPNLVTSLSLLSACSHGGLVDEGLFVFENVIQEYGVEIGVEHYSCLVDLLARSGKFDSAMDFINKIPCTVKPSASAWSAILSGCRNSGNREVGAGALAHILELEPSSSAGYLLASNMYASGGLWSDAANMRLLGKKSGAKVLAGYSLVHVNNRAYRFVAGDKHDPLSDELCIFIEQLHSWMKIENTDHDNILGTKRKEVKSCSSSFCLQQQLEQFLDAGT, from the coding sequence ATGGCTGTGCGCTTGCCAAGCATTTCATCAGTTTCAAGACTCCCCAGCTGTTTTTCAAAGATCAAGAACTTAGCAGCTACTGGGAGATGGCAAGAGGTCCTTTCCTGTCACCGTGAATTGAGGGAGGCGGGAGTTCAATTGACTGATCCTTCTGTCTTCCCTCCCATTCTCAAAGCATGTTCTGCGATATCTTTTGATTATGGCAAGTCCATTCATGCATCTTTGCTTAAACAGGGACTTGATTCATTCACTTCCTTGGGCAATTCTATTATTGACTTTTACGTGAAATCTGGAACCCTGGGTTGTGCAAATGATGTTTTTGATTGCATGAGGAACAGAGATTCAGTTTCTTGGAACATAATCATTCATGGACACCTTGATCAATGTGCTTTTGGGCAGGGGTTAGGCTTGTTTTTCCAGGCCAAAATTACAGGATTCAAACCTAATATATCCACTTTGGTGCTTGTGATTTGTGCATGTCGTGAGCGCCAGTTGTTTGATGATGGGCAAATACTTCATGGGTATACTATTCGTAGCGGGTTTTGGGCCATCTCTTCAGTTCAGAACTCCCTTTTATGTATGTATGCAGACATCGGGATGGAGTTTGCTCGGAAGCTTTTCAATGAAATGCATCATAGAGATGTAATCTCTTGGAGCGTAATAATTGGCTGGTATGTGCAAAACAGTGAAGCCAGAGTTGCTTTAGAGTTGTTCCGGCAAATGGTATCTGAGTTTCAGATTGAAGTGGATGGGCCTATAACTGTAACTATACTCAAAGCATGCACCAATTTACAGAACATTGAAATGGGAAATTTGGTCCACGGCTTTGTGATTCCGAGAGGCCTGAAATGTGACTTGTTTGTAGGAAACTCGTTGGTTGATTTCTATTCCAAGTGTGATGATGTTGAATCTGCTTTTAAAGCCTTCAGCGAGATGAGTCAAAAGAATGTGGTATCATGGAATTCTCTACTATCTGGATATGTTCAAAGTGAGAAGCATTCTGAAGCCCTGTTGTTATTTGATTCAATGAGAAGGGCAGGAGTTGAAGCTGATGAAGTAACCCTTGTCAATCTgcttcaagtatgcaaatatcTTATGTTACCATATCAATGCAAGTTGATTCATTCCAAAGTACTTAGACAAGGTTATGAATCAAATGAGTTGGTCAAAAATTCTTTAATTGATACATATGCAAAATGCAATTGCATTAGTCTTGCATGGAAGCAGTTTAGTCAGATGAAGCACCGAGATGCGGTCACTTGGAGCACAATGATTGCAGCATTCACTTACTGGGACATGCCTGGTGAAGCAATTGCTGTTTTCCGAGAGATGAAGCTGATTGAAGAAAATCTTAACACAGTTACCATGTTGAATCTTATTGAAGCCTGCTCTCTTTTTGCAGATCTGAACATATCAAAGTCTGCTCATGGTATTGCTATTCGACATGGCTTAGCTTTTGAGGTTGTAGTTGGAACTGCTGTTTTGGATATGTATTCCAAATGTGGGGCGATACAGGCTTCGAGAAAAGCTTTTGAATACATGCCCCAAAAAAACATTGTGTCATGGGGCGCTATGATTGCAGCATATGGTATGAATGGCCTTCCTCGTGATGCTTTAGCTTTACATGCCAAAATGGAATCTCAGGGTCTCAAGCCCAACTTAGTAACAAGCCTTTCTCTGTTATCTGCATGTAGCCATGGGGGATTGGTTGATGAGGGCTTGTTTGTCTTTGAGAACGTGATACAAGAATATGGTGTTGAAATTGGGGTGGAACATTATTCGTGTCTTGTGGACTTGTTGGCTCGATCTGGAAAGTTTGATAGTGCAATGgattttatcaacaaaatacCTTGTACAGTAAAGCCTAGCGCTAGTGCATGGAGTGCAATCTTGAGCGGTTGTAGGAACTCTGGTAATAGGGAGGTTGGGGCTGGTGCTTTAGCTCATATTCTTGAATTGGAGCCATCTAGTAGTGCTGGATATTTGCTGGCATCTAACATGTATGCGTCTGGTGGTTTATGGTCTGATGCTGCCAATATGAGATTGTTGGGCAAGAAAAGTGGGGCAAAGGTACTCGCTGGGTACAGTTTGGTTCATGTGAACAATAGGGCATACAGGTTTGTTGCAGGAGATAAACATGATCCATTATCTGATGAGCTATGCATTTTTATTGAACAATTACATTCGTGGATGAAGATTGAGAATACAGATCACGATAATATATTGGGAACAAAAAGGAAGGAAGTTAAATCCTGTTCTTCCAGTTTTTGCCTACAACAACAGCTAGAACAGTTTCTGGATGCTGGTACCTGA